From the genome of Streptomyces sp. NBC_00523:
GTAGACACCCTTGGGCCCGCGCGACGACCGTCGCGGCGGGCCCCCTTCTCCACCTTGGGGAACGAACATGCGCATACGTGCCACCGTGGCCGCTGTCAGCGGCGCCCTGGCCCTTTCCGCTCTCGCCCTTCCGTCGGCCGCCCAGGCCGACGGCGCGCACGGTTCGACCGGCAGCATCGCCGAGCTGGCGCGCGCGGCGCAGTCCGCCGCCGCGCACACCGGCGCGAAGTCCGGAGCCCGCTCCGCCGCGCCCGAGGGCGAGCCCGCTCCGCTCGCCCTCACCTTCTCGAAGTTCACGGTCAACGGCGGCAAGCCGCTGGTGGTGGGGACCACGTACACCAAGCGGGTCCCGACCACCTTCACGGTGACGCACGCCGCGGACGTGAACATCTTCGCCAAGGACTTCATGCTGGAGGTCGGGCTCTACCGCGGTTCGTTCGACAACCCGGCCAACGAGTTCTACGGCGACGACTCCCCCGTCTGCAAGAAGGTGTCCGCCACGGTCGCCACCTGCAAGGGGAACATCGCGGTCTACCCCGAGTTCGACCTGTTGGGCAACGCCGACGCCACGAAGTGGAAGGCCGTGGGCTACGCGGTCGCGCTCAACGGTCAGGACCCGGACAAGGCCGATCCGGAGGACATCGGCTTCGTCGTCCAGGACAAGCTGGGCACCACCCTCGTGCAGCGCGCGTCGAAGCAGACCGTCAACGCCTCCCCCGAGCCCGTCAAGAAGGGCAAGACCATCACCGTCACCGGCTGGCTCTCGCGGGCCAACTGGGACGACCTCAAGTACCACGGCTACACCAGCCAGTCCGTGAAGCTGCAGTTCCGTAAGAAGGGCAGCAGCACCTACACCACGGTGAAGACCGTCAAGACGAACAACAAGGGCGACGCCAGGACGACCGTGAAGGCCACGGTCGACGGCTACTGGCGCTACACCTTCGCCGGTACGTCCACCACCCCGGCCGCCACCGCCACGGGCGACTACGTCGACGTGAAGTAGCCCGGCCCGGGCCGCCGTTTCACCCTCCGAAGCGGCGGCCCACCAGCCGCCACGCGTACTCCAGGGCCACCGACGCCACCACGGCGATGCCCACCGCCGTCCACGGCATCTGGGTGCCCACCAGCTTCAGGGCGAAGAAGTCCTGGAGCCAGGGCACCGCGAGGACGACCAGGAACGCCAGGCCCATCGCGGCCACCAGGCAGATCCGCCACCAGGTGTACGGGCGGGCGATGATCGCCAGGACCCACATGGAGACCAGGAACAGCGTGAGCGTCGCCGCGCTCGTCTCCGCGTCCAGGGCGCCCGTGCCGGAGTAGTGGTGCCGGGCGATCAGGTACATCACGAAGGTCGCGGCGGCGCAGATGACGCCCGAGGGGATCGCGTACCGCATCACGCGGCGTACGAAGTGCGGGTGCGCGCGCTCCTTGTTCGGGGCGAGGGCCAGGAAGAACGCCGGGACGCCGATCGTCAGCGTGGACAGCAGGGTCAGATGGCGCGGCAGGAACGGGTACTCGACCTGGAAGCAGACCACCAGGACGGCCAGCAGCACCGAGTACACGGTCTTCGTCAGGAACAGGGTCGCGACCCGGGTGATGTTGCCGATCACGCGGCGGCCCTCGGCGACGACCGACGGCAGGGTCGCGAAGCTGTTGTTCAGCAGCACGATCTGGGCGACCGCGCGCGTCGCCTCGGAGCCCGAGCCCATGGAGACGCCGATGTCGGCGTCCTTCAGCGCGAGGACGTCGTTGACGCCGTCGCCGGTCATCGCGACCGTGTGCCCGCGTGACTGGAGCGCGGCGACCATCTCCCGCTTCTGCTGCGGGGTGACCCGGCCGAACACCGCGTTCTGCTCCATCGCGGACGCCATCTCGTCCGTGTCCTCCGGCATCCGGCGCGCGTCCAGCGGATGCTCCGCGCCCTCCATCCCGAGCTTCGCGGCCACCGCGCCGACCGAGACCGCGTTGTCCCCGGAGATCACCTTCGTCGCGACCCGCTGCTCGCCGAAGTACGCGAGGGTCTGCCCCGCGTCGGGCCGCAGCCGCTGTTCCAGTACGACGAGGGCGGCCGGATCCGCTCCCCGGGCCGCGTCCGGCGCGTCCAGCTCGCCCCGCGCCCGGGCCAGCAGCAGCACCCGGAGGCCCTGTTCGTTGAGCTGTCCGATCTCCGCGAGCGCCGGGTCGTCCTCGGACAGCAGCACGTCGGGCGCGCCGAGCAGCCAGGCGGAGGAGGCGCCGCCGTCCTCGGTGAACGCGGCGCCGCTGTACTTGCGGGCGGAGGAGAAGGGCAGCGTGCCGGTGGTCGTCCAGGCGCCGTCCTCCGGCGCCGGGTAGGCGTCGATGATGGCCTGGAGGCTGGCATTGGGACGGGGCTCGGACGCGCCGAAGGCCGCCAGGACGCGGCGCAGATACGGTTCCTCGGCGTCCCCCAGCGGGCGCAGCTCCGTGACGTCCATGCCGCCCTCGGTGAGCGTGCCGGTCTTGTCCAGGCAGACGACGTCGACCCGGGCCAGGCCCTCGATGGCGGGCAGCTCCTGCACCAGGCACTGCTTGCGGCCCAGGCGTACGACCCCGATCGCGAAGGCGACCGAGGTCAGCAGGACCAGCCCCTCCGGGATCATCGGGACGATCCCGCCGACCGTGCGGGCGATGGAATCCTTGAAGTTGTGCTCCTTGACCACCAGCTGGCTGATCACCAGGGCGGTCGCGGTCGGCACCATCATCCAGGTGATGTACTTCAGGATGGTCGAGATGCCGCTGCGCAGCTCGGACCGTACGAGCGTGAAGCGGGACGCCTCCTCGGCGAGCTGTGCCGCGTACGCCTCGCGCCCGACCTTCGTCGCGGTGAACGCGCCGCCCCCGGCGACGACGAAGCTGCCGGACATCACCGTGTCGCCGGTCTTCTTGAGGACCGGGTCCGCCTCGCCGGTGAGCAGGGACTCGTCCACCTCCAGGCCGTCCGCCTCGGCGACCGTGCCGTCCACGACGACCTTGTCCCCGGGGCCCAGCTCGATCAGGTCGCCGAGGACGATCTCGGAGGTGTGGATCGCGGCGGCCTTCCCGTCGCGCCGGACGACGGGTTTCGACTCACCGACGACCGCGAGGCTGTCCAGCGTCTTCTTGGCCCGCCACTCCTGCACGATGCCGATGCCGGTGTTGGCGATGATCACGAAGCCGAACAGGCTGTCCTGGATCGGCGCGACGGCCAGCATGATCACCCAGAGCACGCCGATGATCAGGTTGAACCGGGTGAAGACGTTGGCCCGGACGATCTCGGTCAGCGACCGCGAGGACCGCACCGGTACGTCGTTGACCTCGCCCCGCGATATCCGCTCGGCGACCTCGGCCGCCGTCAGCCCGCGCCCGGGTGCGCCGGCGCGCTGCTCCCCGGAAAGTTCGGATGCCCGCTGCGTCATGGTTCGACGGTACGGGGCTCCGCCTCAGTCGGCCTGCGGGTCCGCCGCCGTCGCCGCGGCCGCCGCGCGCTTGAGGGCCGCGTCGCGGCCCCGTACGTACCAGATGCCGATCAGGCCGAGGCCCGCGCCGGCCAGGCAGGTCCACACCCACCACAGATGGCCGTGGTCGTCGTACCAGCTGTAGAACGGGATCTGGACGAGGAAGAGGACGAACCAGAGGATCGTGCCGCCGGTGATGGTCGCGACGACCGGGCCCTCCAGGGGCTCCGGTGCCTCGTGCTTGGGTGTCCACTTCGCCATGCGGCCAGTGTATGCGTCGCGTATATAAGCCTCGTCGGGCCAGTCGGCCCAAGGGTCTACGCGCGGAGATAGCGATCTTCGCCTTATGTATTCATACTGAATCTGCTTACGGCTGGCTCGAATTATTCGTGTGAAAGTCCAAAGCTGACCACTTTTGATCCCCTCTAGGCACGTACTGAGGTCATACATGTCCCCCTCGGCCACCGCTCCGGTCGATGCCCCGACTCCCCAGCCGACCAACGGGCTGGACCGCTTCTTCAAGATCTCCGAGCGGAAGTCGTCGGTCGCCCGCGAGATCCGCGGCGGATTCGCGACCTTCTTCGCGATGGCCTACATCATCGTGCTGAACCCGATCATCCTGGGCAGCGCGAAGGACATGTACGGCCACCAGCTCGACGGCGGCCAGCTGGTCACCGCGACCGTGCTCACCGCCGCGTTCTCCACGCTGCTCATGGGCGTCATCGGCAACGTGCCGATCGCGCTGGCCGCGGGCCTCGGCGTCAACACCGTCGTCGCCCTCCAGCTCGCCCCCCGGATGAGCTGGCCCGACGCCATGGGCATGGTGGTCCTCGCGGGCATCGTGGTCATGCTGCTCGTCGCGACCGGGCTCCGGGAGCGCGTGATGAACGCCGTACCGGGCTCGCTGCGCAAGGGCATCGCGATCGGCATCGGCCTGTTCATCCTGCTCATCGGCCTGGTCGACTCGGGCTTCGTCTCCCGCATCCCGGACGCCGCGCACACCACCGTGCCGCTCCAGCTCGGCTCCGACGGCCACCTCAACGGCTGGCCCGTCCTGGTCTTCGTGCTGGGTGCGCTGCTCACCCTGATCCTGATCGTCCGCAAGGTGCCGGGCGCGATCCTGATCTCCATCGTGGCGATGACCGTCGTCGCGCTGATCATCGACGCGGTCGCGGACCTGCCGGGCGAGGCGTGGGGCCTGACCGTGCCGGAGTGGCCGGGCAACCCCGTGGCCACGCCGGACTTCGGGCTGCTGGGTCACTTCAGCCTGTTCGGCGGCTTCCACAAGGTCGGCGTGCTGACCGGCATCCTCTTCGTCTTCACCGTGCTGCTGTCCTGCTTCTTCGACGCGATGGGCACCATCCTCGGTGTCGGCGACGAGGCCAAGCTGACGGACGCCGACGGCAACTTCCCGGGCATCAACCGGGTGCTCTTCGTGGACGGTGTCGCGGTCGCCGCGGGCGGTGCGAGCTCCTCCTCCGCCTCGACCTGCTTCGTGGAGTCCACGGCGGGCGTCGGCGAGGGCGCCCGTACGGGTCTGGCCAGTGTCGTCACGGGCCTGCTGTTCACGGTGGCGCTGTTCCTCACGCCGCTGGCGACCATGGTCCCCTCGCAGGCGGCGACCCCCGCCCTGCTGGCGGTGGGCTTCCTGATCATCGCGGGCTCGGTGCGGGACATCGACTGGAACGACTTCACGCTCGCGATCCCGGCGTTCCTCGCCATGGTCATGATGCCGTTCACGTACTCGATCACCAACGGCATCGGCATCGGCTTCATCGCCTTCACCGTGCTGCGCCTGGCCTCCGGCCGGGGCCGCGAGGTGCCCGCCGCGATGTACGCGGTGTCGGCGGTCTTCGTCTTCTACTACATGATGCCGGCGCTCGGCCTCACGTAGGGGCGGGGCGCGGTCCGGCCCCGGGGGGTCAGTTGACCTCCTCGGCCGGTACGCCGTCCGCCGGGCAGAGCTTCTCCGGCCCGTAGAACTTCTCCGTCTCCTCGACGGCCGACTGGAAGCGCTCGTCGAAGTCGTCGCGAATGAGCGTCCGGACCACATAGTCCTGGACGCTCATTCCGCGTTTTGCGGCATGCTGCTTGAGCCGGTCGAGCAGCTCACCGTCTATGCGCAGGCTGAGCACTGTCGATCCCATGCCAAGCAGGGTTACGCCCCACGGGCCCGCCGCGCGAGATTTTCCGCCACCGGCTCACTCGTTTGGGTGATCGATTGGTAAACCCGCCACGTTCACGCCCCGTGCCGATCCGGACGGGCGGAGTGATCTCCCTCTCGCGCGTGTACCACAAGTGGTCTTTAGGGTAGGTAATGAGTTACGCTAACAAACATGCCTGACCTGATCCACGACAGCGACAGTGCCGCCGCCGTGAGCTCCCTCCGTTCCGCCGTCATGCTGCTCGGCCGGCGCCTGAAGCATCAGCGCGTCGACGAGTCGCTGAGCCCGACCGAGATGTCGGTGCTCGGGACGCTCGCCCGTTGTGGTTCCGCCACGCCGGGTGAGCTGGCCCGCAAGGAGCACGTCCAGCCGCCGTCGATGACCCGCATCGTCGCGTTGCTGGAATCGAAGGGGCTGGTCAGGCTGGAACCGCACCCCGATGACCGTCGTCAGAAGATGGTCAGCCAGACCGAGCAGGCCGAGGCCATGCTCGCCGAGAGCCGCAAGAAGCGGAACGCCTGGCTGACCACGCTCGCCGAGGGCCTGGACGAGGACGAGTGGGAGACGCTGCGCAACGCGGCGCCCGTGCTGGAGAAGCTCGCCCACCTGTGAGAACCGCGTCTCCGCGAGACGCGTCTCCGTCCCGTCGACCAGCAAGATGTCCACGCCGAGGAGGCGAACCCTTTTGAGTACGGGATCCGGAGCAGACTCCGCCCCCGCACCGACTTCCACCCACGAGAGCAAGACCGGCGGGACCTTCTCGTCGCTGAAGATCCGCAACTACCGCCTGTTCGCCACGGGCGCCGTGATCTCCAACACCGGTACCTGGATGTCCCGCATCACGCAGGACTGGCTCGTTCTGAGCCTCACCGGGTCCGCCGCCGCCGTAGGCATCACCACGGCGCTCCAGTTCCTCCCCATGCTGCTGTTCGGCCTGTACGGCGGTGTCATCGCCGACCGGCTGCCGAAGCGCAAGCTCCTGCTCGTCAGCCAGGCCGCCCTGGGCGCCTGCGGTGTCGTGCTCGCCGTGCTCACGCTCTCCGGCGTGGTCCAGGTGTGGCACGTCTATCTGATCGCGTTCCTGCTCGGCATGGTCACCGTGGTCGACAACCCGGCCCGTCAGGCGTTCGTGTCCGAGATGGTCGGCCCCGCGCAGCTGCGCAACGCGGTCAGCCTGAACTCGGCGAACTTCCAGTCGGCCCGGCTCATCGGTCCCGCCGTCGCGGGTGTGCTGATCACCACGGTCGGCAGCGGCTGGGCCTTCATGTTCAACGGCCTGTCGTTCCTCGCCCCGCTCGTCGGCCTGATGATGATGCGGACGAGTGAGCTCCACAAGTCCGTCGTCGTGCCGCGCGCGAAGGGGCAGCTCCGCGAGGGGCTGCGGTACGTCTCCGGGCGCCCCGAGCTGATCTGGCCGATCGTCCTGGTCGGCTTCGTCGGCACCTTCGGCTTCAACTTCCCGATCTGGCTGACGGCCTTCGCGGACGAGATCTTCCACGGCGGCGCCGGGATGTACTCGTTCTTCAACATCCTCATGGCCGCCGGCTCCCTGGCCGGTGCCCTGCTCGCCGCCCGCCGCCGCTCCTCGCGGCTGCGGATGCTGGTCGCCGCCGGTACGGCGTTCGGCCTGCTGGAGATCGTCGCGGCGCTCGCGCCGAACGTCTGGATCTTCGCGGTCCTGCTCGTCCCGATCGGCATGATCGGCCTGACGACCAACATCAGCGCCAACACCAGCGTCCAGATGGCGTCCGACCCGGCCATGCGCGGCCGTGTGATGAGCCTGTACATGATGGTCTTCGCCGGGGGTACGCCGGTGGGCGCCCCGATCGTCGGCTGGATCAGCGACGCGTACGGCGCCCGCACCGGCATGGTGGTCGGCGGCGCGCTGTCCCTCGCGGCGGCGGTCGGCATCGGCGTGATCCTGGCCCGCCTCGGCGGTCTGCGCCTCAAGGTGGACCTGCGCCCGGGCCGCCCGCACGTCCGCTTCGTCCCGCGCGAGCAGCTGGCCACGGCGGCGTAGGGGTTACGCTCGCACGCGACTACGCGGCCCCGCTCCCGGTTCTCCGGGGCGGGGCCGCGTCGCGTTCACGTAGGCCGGGGCGGTTACGCTCGTCGGGTGGACCCGAAGACCAGAAACCGCATCATGGCGGCCGTGCTCGTACTGATGTTCGCTGTCGTCGCCGTGGCGGCCGCCGTCGGCTGACGGGCGACTTCTACCTCTACCAGGCGAAGTTCTCCGGCGACGGGCCCGGGCCGGGGAAGATCTCCTCCAGCGCGTCCAGCACCTCCGCCGACAGCTCCAGCTCCACCGCGCGCAGCGCCGAGTCGAGCTGTTCCCGCGTGCGCGGGCCGGAGATCGGGCCGGTGATCCCGGGCCGCGTCAGCAGCCAGGCGAGGCCCACCTCACCGGGCTCCAGGCCGTGCTTGTCGAGCAGGTCCTCGTACGCCTGGATCTGCGCCCGGACCTTCGGGTCGGCCAGCGCGTCGCCGGAGCGGCCGGAGGTGGAGCGGGCGCCGCCGCCCTCGCGCTCCTTGCGGATCGCGCCGCCGAGGAGGCCGCCGTGCAGCGGCGACCACGGGATGACGCCGAGGCCGTACTCCTGGGAGGCCGGGATGACCTCCATCTCGGCGCCGCGCTCCATCAGGTTGTAGATGCACTGCTCGCTGACCAGGCCGTAGCTGCCCCGCTGCCGGGCGCGCTCGTTGGCCTGGGCGATCTTGTAGCCGGAGAAGTTCGAGGAACCGGCGTACAGGATCTTGCCCTGCTGGATCAGTACGTCGATGGCCTGCCAGATCTCCTCGATCGGGGTGTCCCGGTCGACGTGGTGGAACTGGTACAGGTCGATGTGGTCCGTCTGGAGCCGCTTCAGGCTGGCGTCGACGGCCCGGCGGATGTTGACCGCGGACAGCTTGTCGTGGTTCGGCCACGCCTCGCCGTCGGCGCCCATGTTGCCGTAGACCTTGGTGGCGAGCACGACCTTGTCGCGGCGGTCGCCGCCCTTGGCGAACCAGGTGCCGAGGATCTCCTCGGTGCGGCCCTTGTTCTCGCCCCAGCCGTAGACGTTCGCGGTGTCGAAGAAGTTGACGCCGGCGTCCAGCGCGGCGTCCATGAGGTCGTGACTGTCGCTCTCGTTGGTCTGGGGGCCGAAGTTCATCGTCCCCAGGACGAGGCGGCTTACCTTGAGTCCGGTGCGTCCGAGCTGCGTGTACTTCATGGGCCCCAAGCCAACTCCTTCGAGCGCGCTCGAAGCAAGCGTGTCTCCGCCTAGGCCGCCGCGAACCGGTCCAGTGCGGTGAGGATCGCCCGGCTCGTCGCCGCCCCGCCCAGGTGCCCCGCGTCCTCGATCACCGTCAGTTCCGCGTCCGGCCACGCCCGGGCCAGCTCCCACGCCGTGCCCAGCGGCCCGCCCATGTCCCGCCGTCCGTGCACCAGCACCCCGGGAATCCCGGCCAGCCGCCCCGCGTCCCGGATCAGCTGCCCCTCCTCCAGCCAGGCGCCGTGCGAGAAGTAGTGCGAGCAGATCCGCACCAGCGCCTCCTGAGCCCGGCCGGGCCGCCCGCTGAACGGGGGAGGGCCCGTGTACGCCTCGCCGGACAGCACCGCGTCCTCCCAGGCGCACCACTCCGCCGTCGCCCGCGCCCGTACCGCCGGATCGCGGTCCACGGTGCGCCGGGCGTACGCGGCGAGCACGTCCGGGGTCGCGTCGCTCGCGGCCTCCGGGACGTGGGCCCGGAAGCGGTCCCGCGCCTCCGGGTAGAAGAGCCCGGCGCCCCGGTACAGCCAGTCGATCTCGGTGCGCCGGGTCGTGGTCACCGCCGGGATCACGATCTCGGCGACCCGCTCCGGGTGCCGCTCGGCGTACGCCAGGATCAGCGTGGA
Proteins encoded in this window:
- a CDS encoding DUF2530 domain-containing protein, whose translation is MAKWTPKHEAPEPLEGPVVATITGGTILWFVLFLVQIPFYSWYDDHGHLWWVWTCLAGAGLGLIGIWYVRGRDAALKRAAAAATAADPQAD
- a CDS encoding aldo/keto reductase, which gives rise to MKYTQLGRTGLKVSRLVLGTMNFGPQTNESDSHDLMDAALDAGVNFFDTANVYGWGENKGRTEEILGTWFAKGGDRRDKVVLATKVYGNMGADGEAWPNHDKLSAVNIRRAVDASLKRLQTDHIDLYQFHHVDRDTPIEEIWQAIDVLIQQGKILYAGSSNFSGYKIAQANERARQRGSYGLVSEQCIYNLMERGAEMEVIPASQEYGLGVIPWSPLHGGLLGGAIRKEREGGGARSTSGRSGDALADPKVRAQIQAYEDLLDKHGLEPGEVGLAWLLTRPGITGPISGPRTREQLDSALRAVELELSAEVLDALEEIFPGPGPSPENFAW
- the pip gene encoding prolyl aminopeptidase, encoding MREEKYPPIEPHDHGMLDVGDGNLIYWEVCGNPAGKPALVVHGGPGSGCTERPRRYFDPERYRVVLFDQRNCGRSTPHASDPAVDLRHNTTDHLVADMERLRAHLGIDRWLLYGGSWGSTLILAYAERHPERVAEIVIPAVTTTRRTEIDWLYRGAGLFYPEARDRFRAHVPEAASDATPDVLAAYARRTVDRDPAVRARATAEWCAWEDAVLSGEAYTGPPPFSGRPGRAQEALVRICSHYFSHGAWLEEGQLIRDAGRLAGIPGVLVHGRRDMGGPLGTAWELARAWPDAELTVIEDAGHLGGAATSRAILTALDRFAAA
- a CDS encoding MFS transporter, with the translated sequence MSTGSGADSAPAPTSTHESKTGGTFSSLKIRNYRLFATGAVISNTGTWMSRITQDWLVLSLTGSAAAVGITTALQFLPMLLFGLYGGVIADRLPKRKLLLVSQAALGACGVVLAVLTLSGVVQVWHVYLIAFLLGMVTVVDNPARQAFVSEMVGPAQLRNAVSLNSANFQSARLIGPAVAGVLITTVGSGWAFMFNGLSFLAPLVGLMMMRTSELHKSVVVPRAKGQLREGLRYVSGRPELIWPIVLVGFVGTFGFNFPIWLTAFADEIFHGGAGMYSFFNILMAAGSLAGALLAARRRSSRLRMLVAAGTAFGLLEIVAALAPNVWIFAVLLVPIGMIGLTTNISANTSVQMASDPAMRGRVMSLYMMVFAGGTPVGAPIVGWISDAYGARTGMVVGGALSLAAAVGIGVILARLGGLRLKVDLRPGRPHVRFVPREQLATAA
- a CDS encoding MarR family winged helix-turn-helix transcriptional regulator translates to MPDLIHDSDSAAAVSSLRSAVMLLGRRLKHQRVDESLSPTEMSVLGTLARCGSATPGELARKEHVQPPSMTRIVALLESKGLVRLEPHPDDRRQKMVSQTEQAEAMLAESRKKRNAWLTTLAEGLDEDEWETLRNAAPVLEKLAHL
- a CDS encoding HAD-IC family P-type ATPase, with protein sequence MTQRASELSGEQRAGAPGRGLTAAEVAERISRGEVNDVPVRSSRSLTEIVRANVFTRFNLIIGVLWVIMLAVAPIQDSLFGFVIIANTGIGIVQEWRAKKTLDSLAVVGESKPVVRRDGKAAAIHTSEIVLGDLIELGPGDKVVVDGTVAEADGLEVDESLLTGEADPVLKKTGDTVMSGSFVVAGGGAFTATKVGREAYAAQLAEEASRFTLVRSELRSGISTILKYITWMMVPTATALVISQLVVKEHNFKDSIARTVGGIVPMIPEGLVLLTSVAFAIGVVRLGRKQCLVQELPAIEGLARVDVVCLDKTGTLTEGGMDVTELRPLGDAEEPYLRRVLAAFGASEPRPNASLQAIIDAYPAPEDGAWTTTGTLPFSSARKYSGAAFTEDGGASSAWLLGAPDVLLSEDDPALAEIGQLNEQGLRVLLLARARGELDAPDAARGADPAALVVLEQRLRPDAGQTLAYFGEQRVATKVISGDNAVSVGAVAAKLGMEGAEHPLDARRMPEDTDEMASAMEQNAVFGRVTPQQKREMVAALQSRGHTVAMTGDGVNDVLALKDADIGVSMGSGSEATRAVAQIVLLNNSFATLPSVVAEGRRVIGNITRVATLFLTKTVYSVLLAVLVVCFQVEYPFLPRHLTLLSTLTIGVPAFFLALAPNKERAHPHFVRRVMRYAIPSGVICAAATFVMYLIARHHYSGTGALDAETSAATLTLFLVSMWVLAIIARPYTWWRICLVAAMGLAFLVVLAVPWLQDFFALKLVGTQMPWTAVGIAVVASVALEYAWRLVGRRFGG
- a CDS encoding NCS2 family permease, which encodes MSPSATAPVDAPTPQPTNGLDRFFKISERKSSVAREIRGGFATFFAMAYIIVLNPIILGSAKDMYGHQLDGGQLVTATVLTAAFSTLLMGVIGNVPIALAAGLGVNTVVALQLAPRMSWPDAMGMVVLAGIVVMLLVATGLRERVMNAVPGSLRKGIAIGIGLFILLIGLVDSGFVSRIPDAAHTTVPLQLGSDGHLNGWPVLVFVLGALLTLILIVRKVPGAILISIVAMTVVALIIDAVADLPGEAWGLTVPEWPGNPVATPDFGLLGHFSLFGGFHKVGVLTGILFVFTVLLSCFFDAMGTILGVGDEAKLTDADGNFPGINRVLFVDGVAVAAGGASSSSASTCFVESTAGVGEGARTGLASVVTGLLFTVALFLTPLATMVPSQAATPALLAVGFLIIAGSVRDIDWNDFTLAIPAFLAMVMMPFTYSITNGIGIGFIAFTVLRLASGRGREVPAAMYAVSAVFVFYYMMPALGLT